In one window of Cherax quadricarinatus isolate ZL_2023a chromosome 27, ASM3850222v1, whole genome shotgun sequence DNA:
- the LOC128691151 gene encoding uncharacterized protein isoform X3 translates to MKPAGFRGHPLFADDKRADPFSDQKCQIRQDSRETSGLVYNLLVTDLSRCGVVKKDGYVTLRVWFPQLEGVVLATDQEVIIMCKPASPTIIENRAAGFAGALPSTGRVSGVVEESPGRLEYEVALYREMNARSGSSHTPVDQAVPIGSRLQLRARINTHSRWKYVKLMEVTVSSDPTAPYAPGHVALVKDGCRLPDFSSIVPQQPHRVEDQTGEVRLDFEAFMLDSKLAGSTQLWIHATVKACIDSRDCLPEFCLDLFQPSGHGKRRRRKTRHYAEGLIEVSEGHNVSLSTLLPSRTTSLAEGLQNFDSSKVNDQSADENTTLHHTKPVDENTTLHRIKAANESTTLHHHAKSVNESTELQPLPLPESLTHSDPVVSSPAPNGPSQAPDGPSTSIGDNIGITVIMPEEFFTKTEALYQSCATFMVLSGFLGLSVLVAAGFLCFLTSRLHKTVAQAHTTTLESVIKEHHNKYGLRDFLEPPFQ, encoded by the exons TGACCAGAAGTGTCAGATACGTCAGGACTCGAGGGAGACATCAGGTCTGGTCTACAACCTGCTGGTGACGGACCTCTCCAGGTGTGGCGTCGTCAAGAAAGAC GGGTACGTGACACTGCGAGTGTGGTTCCCTCAGCTGGAAGGTGTTGTCTTGGCTACTGACCAGGAGGTGATCATCATGTGTAagccagcctcacccaccatcatAGAGAACAGAGCAGCTGGCTTTGCTGGAGCACT GCCATCAACGGGGCGAGTATCAGGAGTGGTGGAAGAGTCTCCTGGTCGCCTCGAATATGAAGTGGCACTGTACAGGGAGATGAACGCTCGCTCTGGCAGTAGTCACACCCCTGTCGACCAAGCTGTTCCTATTGGCTCCCGACTACAATTGAGGGCCAGGATTAACACCCACTCAA GATGGAAGTATGTAAAGTTGATGGAGGTGACGGTGTCCAGTGACCCTACAGCCCCTTATGCCCCTGGTCACGTGGCCCTGGTGAAGGACGG ATGTCGACTACCAGATTTCTCATCAATTGTACCACAGCAGCCACATCGTGTGGAGGACCAAACAGGTGAAGTACGACTCGACTTTGAGGCCTTTATGCTAGACTCCAAGTTGGCAGGATCGACACAGCTATGGATCCACGCTACAGTTAAGGCCTGCATCGATTCTCGAGATTGCCTTCCT GAGTTCTGTCTAGACTTGTTCCAGCCCTCGGGTCATGGGAAAAGACGAAGGCGAAAAACAAGACATTATGCAGAGGGACTCATAGAAGTGTCTGAGGgacacaatgtttcgctctccaccCTACTGCCCAGCAGGACAACCTCTCTTGCTGAGGGACTGCAAAACTTTGACTCTTCCAAGGTGAATGACCAG TCTGCAGATGAGAACACGACATTACATCATACCAAGCCTGTTGATGAGAACACCACATTACATCGTATCAAAGCTGCAAATGAGAGCACCACATTACATCATCATGCCAAATCTGTAAATGAGAGCACTGAATTACAACCGCTTCCGCTGCCCGAGTCATTGACCCATTCAGACCCAGTGGTATCATCACCGGCCCCTAATGGCCCATCACAGGCCCCTGATGGCCCTTCCACAAGTATAGGAGATAACATAGGCATCACTGTCATCATGCCCGAAG AATTCTTCACAAAAACAGAGGCACTGTACCAGTCGTGTGCTACCTTCATGGTGCTCTCTGGATTTTTAGGATTAAGCGTTCTTGTTGCTGCAGGGTTCCTTTGCTTCCTTACCTCTCGTCTTCATAAGACTGTTGCTCAGGCGCACACCACCACTCTTGAATCGGTCATTAAGGAACATCACAACAAGTACGGCCTGCGAGACTTCCTGGAACCACCCTTCCAGTGA